A genomic segment from Bradyrhizobium sp. CB1015 encodes:
- a CDS encoding TRAP transporter small permease subunit, with the protein MQALLKLSSRIDAFTRWTGKRLAWLIVVAVVISAVNAIVRKTFDTSSNSWLELQWVLFSIVFLLCSPWTLLDNEHIRIDIVNNTLPKTARNVIDVVGHLFFLIPLCIVMIITGVPFFLRSFQINEQSGNAGGLPQWPAKALIMIGFAFLLVQGISELIKRIAVMRGLIPDPHESQVSALEAEVEHLVEAIEKK; encoded by the coding sequence TTGCAAGCGCTCCTAAAGTTGAGCAGCAGGATTGACGCGTTCACGCGCTGGACGGGCAAGCGCCTGGCGTGGCTGATCGTCGTCGCCGTCGTCATCTCGGCGGTCAATGCGATCGTTCGCAAGACGTTCGACACGTCGTCCAATTCGTGGCTGGAGCTGCAATGGGTGCTGTTCAGCATCGTCTTCCTGCTCTGCTCGCCCTGGACGCTTCTCGACAACGAGCACATCCGCATCGACATCGTGAACAACACGCTGCCGAAGACGGCGCGCAACGTCATCGACGTGGTCGGTCACCTGTTCTTCCTGATCCCGCTGTGCATCGTCATGATCATCACGGGCGTGCCGTTCTTCCTTCGCTCGTTCCAGATCAACGAGCAATCCGGCAATGCCGGCGGCCTGCCGCAATGGCCTGCCAAGGCCCTGATCATGATCGGCTTCGCCTTCCTGCTCGTCCAGGGCATTTCCGAGCTGATCAAGCGAATTGCGGTGATGCGCGGATTGATTCCCGATCCCCATGAATCGCAAGTATCGGCGCTGGAGGCTGAGGTCGAGCACCTCGTCGAAGCGATCGAGAAGAAGTAG
- a CDS encoding TerB family tellurite resistance protein, producing MSDAKTSNPSEIEITEPSSLNEQAAAALVIVGALVAIADRRVSPVERDEVIRFIRDRKLAPHIADERLCAMFDELAERLEEPDFANVVIDTLRPVSNLPLSSHLVELSERVAAADEDVHPHEVQAIKLLRLLTLVLPRAKPVVASAAGPKLQAAAKE from the coding sequence ATGTCCGACGCCAAAACCTCAAATCCGAGCGAGATCGAGATCACGGAACCGTCCAGCCTGAATGAGCAGGCCGCGGCCGCGCTGGTGATCGTCGGCGCGCTCGTTGCGATTGCCGACCGGCGCGTCTCGCCGGTCGAACGCGACGAGGTGATCCGTTTCATCAGGGACCGCAAGCTGGCGCCGCACATCGCCGACGAACGGCTCTGTGCGATGTTCGACGAACTCGCCGAGCGGCTCGAAGAGCCGGATTTTGCCAATGTCGTGATCGACACGCTGCGGCCGGTTTCGAACCTGCCGCTCTCGTCGCATCTGGTGGAGCTGTCGGAGCGCGTTGCTGCCGCAGACGAGGACGTGCATCCCCACGAAGTCCAGGCGATCAAATTGTTGCGCTTGCTGACGCTGGTGCTGCCGCGCGCCAAGCCGGTCGTGGCAAGTGCGGCGGGCCCCAAGCTGCAGGCCGCCGCCAAGGAGTAA
- the gor gene encoding glutathione-disulfide reductase has product MAEFDVDLFVIGGGSGGVRAARIAAGYGARVMIAEEYRMGGTCVIRGCVPKKLFVIGSHVRQELEDAAGFGWTVPPASFDWPTLIANKDKEIARLEAAYTANVEKSGAQIVKSRAVIEDKHTVRLLENDKKVTAKYILIATGGAPNHGAAIPGIEHVISSNEAFHLKKLPKRIVIQGGGYIALEFAGIFAGFGSDVTVIYRGDNILRGFDEDVRTHVRAEMEKQGITILTGCTVAKVDRHGEDFTTHLSNGSSLASDQVMFAIGRHPNLANLGLENAGVAINPANGGIAVDHFSKSSVDSIYAIGDVTHRFNLTPVAIREGHAFADTVFGKREVQVDHANIPTAVFSQPEVGTVGLTETEARAQFSHVDIYKTTFRPIKATMSGRDTRVLMKLVVDGATDRVLGCHIVGDAAAEITQAVAIAVKMKATKADFDATIALHPTAAEELVTMRTPTARHVRQAAE; this is encoded by the coding sequence ATGGCTGAATTCGACGTCGACCTCTTCGTCATTGGTGGCGGCTCGGGCGGCGTCCGTGCCGCCCGCATCGCGGCCGGTTACGGCGCCCGCGTCATGATCGCGGAAGAGTACCGCATGGGCGGCACCTGCGTGATCCGCGGCTGCGTGCCGAAGAAGCTGTTCGTGATCGGCTCGCATGTCCGTCAGGAGCTCGAGGACGCGGCCGGCTTCGGCTGGACCGTTCCGCCCGCGAGCTTCGACTGGCCGACGCTGATCGCCAACAAGGACAAGGAGATCGCGCGACTGGAGGCGGCCTATACCGCCAACGTCGAGAAATCAGGCGCGCAGATCGTCAAGAGCCGCGCGGTGATCGAGGACAAGCACACCGTCCGCCTGCTCGAGAACGACAAGAAGGTCACGGCGAAGTACATCCTGATCGCGACCGGCGGCGCGCCCAACCATGGCGCGGCGATCCCCGGCATCGAGCACGTGATCTCCTCGAACGAGGCGTTCCATCTGAAGAAGCTGCCGAAGCGGATCGTGATCCAGGGCGGCGGCTATATCGCGCTGGAATTCGCCGGCATCTTCGCCGGCTTCGGCTCCGACGTCACGGTGATCTATCGCGGCGACAACATTCTGCGCGGCTTCGACGAGGATGTCCGGACCCATGTCCGCGCCGAGATGGAGAAGCAGGGCATCACCATCCTCACCGGCTGCACCGTGGCCAAGGTCGACCGTCACGGCGAGGACTTCACCACGCACCTGTCGAACGGCTCGAGCCTGGCCTCCGATCAGGTGATGTTCGCGATCGGCCGCCATCCGAACCTCGCCAATCTCGGCCTGGAGAATGCCGGCGTCGCCATCAATCCCGCGAATGGCGGCATCGCCGTCGACCATTTCTCCAAGAGCTCGGTGGACAGCATCTATGCCATCGGCGACGTCACCCACCGCTTCAACCTGACGCCGGTGGCGATCCGCGAGGGCCATGCCTTCGCCGACACGGTGTTCGGCAAGCGCGAGGTGCAGGTCGATCACGCCAACATTCCGACGGCGGTGTTCTCACAGCCGGAGGTCGGCACGGTCGGCCTGACGGAAACCGAGGCGCGCGCGCAATTCAGCCACGTCGACATCTACAAGACGACGTTCCGGCCCATCAAGGCGACGATGTCCGGCCGCGACACCCGCGTGCTGATGAAGCTCGTGGTCGACGGCGCGACCGACCGCGTGCTCGGCTGCCATATCGTCGGCGATGCCGCCGCCGAGATCACGCAAGCCGTCGCGATCGCGGTGAAGATGAAGGCGACCAAGGCGGATTTCGACGCGACCATCGCGCTGCATCCGACCGCGGCCGAAGAGCTCGTCACCATGCGCACCCCGACCGCACGCCATGTGCGGCAGGCGGCGGAGTAG
- a CDS encoding HAD family hydrolase: MTSFKTTSPHTIVFDLDGTLVDTAPDLITALNYVLDREGLPPVPMASARNMIGAGARKLIERGLEAEGRTVTPADMDRMTADFIAYYADHIAVESRPFEGLEAALDQFSAQGHRLAVCTNKLEWLSKRLLDQLDLSRRFAAICGADTFGVQKPDPTIFRETVARAGGDVKASIMVGDAGTDVGVARRAGVPVIGVSFGYTDVPIAELKPDRLIHHMRDLPAAAISLMPA; this comes from the coding sequence ATGACCTCCTTCAAGACGACTTCCCCTCACACCATCGTCTTCGATCTCGACGGCACGCTGGTGGATACGGCGCCCGACCTGATCACCGCCCTCAACTACGTGCTCGACCGCGAAGGCCTGCCGCCGGTGCCGATGGCCTCGGCCCGCAACATGATCGGCGCCGGCGCCCGCAAGCTGATCGAGCGAGGGCTGGAAGCGGAGGGCCGCACCGTCACGCCCGCGGACATGGACCGGATGACCGCGGATTTTATCGCTTATTACGCCGACCATATCGCGGTGGAATCCCGCCCCTTCGAGGGGCTCGAGGCCGCGCTCGACCAGTTTTCGGCGCAAGGCCATCGCCTCGCGGTCTGCACCAACAAGTTGGAATGGCTGTCCAAGCGCTTGCTGGACCAGCTCGACCTCAGCCGCCGCTTCGCGGCGATCTGCGGCGCCGACACGTTTGGCGTCCAGAAGCCCGATCCGACCATTTTTCGCGAGACCGTGGCTCGGGCCGGAGGGGACGTGAAGGCCAGCATCATGGTCGGCGATGCCGGAACCGATGTCGGCGTCGCCCGGCGGGCCGGCGTGCCCGTGATCGGGGTCAGCTTCGGCTACACCGACGTGCCGATCGCCGAGCTGAAGCCCGACCGGCTGATCCATCACATGCGCGACCTGCCGGCGGCCGCAATCAGCCTGATGCCGGCTTAA
- a CDS encoding TerC family protein: protein MTEFITPEALTALFQVILIDLVLAGDNAVVIGLAAAGLPAGQRRRAIIVGIAAATGLRIVFAGVATQLLQVIGLLLAGGVLLLWVCWKMWRELREQSAHSRQLAFSHGGSADAAPVQGKTFGQAAVQIVAADVSMSLDNVLAVAGAAREHPYILAFGLLLSVAMMGVAADLLGRVLQKHRWVAYVGLAIIIYVAFEMIYRGSLELAPVIASL, encoded by the coding sequence ATGACTGAATTCATCACCCCCGAAGCGCTGACCGCGCTGTTCCAAGTCATCCTGATCGACCTCGTGCTCGCCGGCGACAACGCTGTCGTCATTGGTCTTGCCGCGGCGGGCCTGCCGGCAGGGCAACGCCGCCGGGCCATCATCGTCGGCATCGCCGCGGCCACTGGCTTGCGCATCGTCTTTGCCGGCGTCGCGACCCAGCTCCTGCAGGTCATCGGCCTGCTGCTCGCCGGCGGCGTGCTGCTGCTCTGGGTGTGCTGGAAGATGTGGCGCGAATTGCGCGAGCAGTCAGCGCATTCGCGCCAGCTCGCCTTCAGCCATGGCGGCAGCGCGGACGCTGCCCCGGTGCAGGGAAAGACCTTCGGCCAGGCGGCGGTGCAGATCGTTGCCGCCGACGTCTCGATGTCGCTCGACAACGTACTCGCAGTCGCGGGTGCTGCGCGCGAGCATCCCTACATCCTCGCCTTCGGCCTGTTGCTGTCGGTTGCGATGATGGGCGTTGCCGCCGATCTGCTCGGCCGCGTGCTCCAGAAGCATCGCTGGGTCGCCTATGTCGGCTTAGCCATCATCATTTACGTCGCTTTCGAGATGATCTATCGGGGCTCGCTCGAGCTCGCACCCGTCATCGCGAGTCTCTAG
- a CDS encoding class II 3-deoxy-7-phosphoheptulonate synthase: MSERWTPESWRSKPVLQVPEYPDAKALADVEAQLATFPPLVFAGEARNLKKALGRVAAGEAFLLQGGDCAESFAEHGANNIRDFFRVLLQMAVVLTYAGAVPVVKVGRIAGQFAKPRSSPTEKVNGVELPSYRGDIVNDIAFTKEARIPDPQRQLMAYRQSAATLNLLRAFATGGFANLGSVHQWMLGFLKDSPQSRRYKELADRISDALNFMRACGLDLESHPELRATDFYTSHEALLLGYEQAMTRVDSTTGDWYATSGHMIWIGDRTRQLDHGHVEYFRGIKNPIGLKCGPSLKVDELLKLIDVLNPENEPGRLTLIGRFGSDKIGEHLPNMIRAVKREGRVVVWSCDPMHGNTITSTSGYKTRPFDRILSEVKSFFAIHAAEGTHAGGVHLEMTGQDVTECLGGARAITDEDLNDRYHTVCDPRLNAEQSIDMAFLVAELLKQERAGKTQPIPAAAGL; this comes from the coding sequence ATGTCCGAGCGGTGGACGCCCGAGTCCTGGCGCAGCAAGCCGGTGCTACAGGTGCCCGAATATCCCGACGCCAAGGCTTTGGCCGACGTCGAGGCGCAGCTTGCGACCTTTCCGCCGCTGGTGTTCGCAGGCGAGGCGCGCAATCTGAAGAAGGCCTTGGGCCGCGTTGCGGCCGGCGAGGCCTTCCTGCTCCAGGGCGGCGACTGCGCCGAGAGCTTCGCCGAGCATGGCGCCAACAACATCCGCGACTTCTTCCGCGTGCTGCTGCAGATGGCGGTGGTGCTGACCTATGCCGGCGCTGTCCCCGTGGTGAAGGTCGGCCGCATCGCCGGCCAATTCGCAAAGCCGCGGTCGTCGCCGACCGAGAAGGTGAACGGCGTCGAGCTGCCGAGCTATCGCGGCGATATCGTCAACGACATCGCCTTCACCAAGGAAGCACGCATTCCCGATCCGCAGCGCCAGCTGATGGCCTATCGCCAGTCCGCGGCGACGCTGAACCTGCTCCGCGCCTTCGCCACCGGCGGTTTCGCCAATCTCGGCAGCGTGCATCAATGGATGCTCGGTTTCCTCAAGGATAGCCCGCAGTCCCGCCGCTACAAGGAGCTGGCCGACCGCATCTCGGACGCGCTCAATTTCATGCGCGCCTGCGGCCTCGACCTCGAGAGCCATCCGGAGCTGCGTGCCACCGATTTCTACACCAGCCACGAGGCCCTGCTGCTCGGCTACGAGCAGGCCATGACCCGCGTCGATTCCACCACCGGCGACTGGTACGCGACCTCGGGCCACATGATCTGGATCGGCGACCGCACCCGTCAGCTTGATCACGGCCATGTCGAATATTTCCGCGGCATCAAGAACCCGATCGGGCTGAAGTGCGGCCCCTCGCTCAAGGTGGACGAGCTGTTGAAGCTGATCGACGTGCTCAATCCCGAGAACGAGCCGGGCCGGCTGACGCTGATCGGCCGCTTCGGCTCGGACAAGATCGGCGAGCATCTGCCGAACATGATTCGCGCCGTGAAGCGTGAGGGCCGGGTGGTGGTCTGGTCGTGCGATCCCATGCACGGCAACACCATCACCTCGACGTCCGGTTACAAGACGCGGCCGTTCGACCGCATCCTGTCCGAGGTGAAGTCGTTCTTCGCGATCCATGCCGCCGAGGGCACCCATGCCGGCGGCGTGCATCTGGAGATGACCGGCCAGGACGTCACCGAATGTCTCGGCGGCGCGCGCGCGATCACGGACGAGGATCTCAACGACCGCTACCACACGGTCT
- a CDS encoding alpha/beta fold hydrolase gives MDAALDDVFIDEISFPATDGYALAGTLFLPRGAKRHAVLINSATAVPRKIYRGFASYLAHRGCAVLTYDYRGIGDSRLPAMVGYNQPKSLVGFKASMSDWAALDVTAAVSWMRERYHALPLAYVGHSFGGQALGLITNNSEISRAALVASQAATWRLMTSPEKYRVYAFMNFVGVPLVHALGYAPGWAGVGEDLPKGVFLQWTEWVSSPRYLFDSKLPALENFANFKGELRALCFSDDPWAPRPAVELLTGGFTAIKPEVLTVKPSDVGAKGIGHFGFFRPEHRDTLWRGVAEWIQGE, from the coding sequence ATGGACGCGGCACTGGACGACGTTTTCATCGACGAGATCAGCTTCCCGGCAACCGACGGCTATGCCCTGGCCGGCACCCTGTTCCTGCCGCGCGGCGCCAAGCGCCATGCCGTCCTGATCAATTCGGCGACGGCCGTGCCCCGCAAGATCTATCGGGGCTTTGCCTCCTACCTCGCCCATCGCGGCTGCGCGGTGCTGACCTACGATTATCGCGGCATCGGCGATTCCCGCCTGCCGGCGATGGTCGGCTACAACCAGCCGAAATCGCTGGTCGGCTTCAAGGCCTCGATGTCCGACTGGGCGGCGCTCGACGTCACCGCCGCGGTCAGCTGGATGCGCGAGCGCTATCATGCCCTGCCGCTCGCCTATGTCGGCCATTCCTTCGGCGGCCAGGCGCTCGGGCTGATCACGAACAACAGCGAGATCTCGCGCGCCGCCTTGGTGGCCTCGCAGGCCGCGACGTGGCGGTTGATGACCTCGCCGGAAAAATACCGCGTCTACGCATTCATGAATTTTGTCGGCGTGCCGCTGGTCCATGCACTCGGTTACGCACCGGGCTGGGCCGGTGTCGGCGAGGACCTGCCCAAGGGCGTCTTCCTGCAATGGACCGAATGGGTCTCGAGCCCCCGCTATCTCTTCGATTCAAAGCTGCCGGCGCTCGAGAATTTCGCGAATTTCAAAGGCGAGCTACGCGCGCTGTGCTTCTCCGACGATCCCTGGGCGCCGCGCCCCGCGGTCGAGCTGCTCACGGGCGGCTTCACTGCGATCAAGCCGGAGGTGCTGACGGTCAAACCCTCCGACGTCGGCGCCAAGGGAATAGGTCATTTCGGCTTCTTCCGCCCCGAGCACCGCGACACGCTCTGGCGCGGCGTCGCGGAATGGATCCAGGGGGAATGA
- the moaA gene encoding GTP 3',8-cyclase MoaA yields MNGLPASPRAALSSAMTDPFGRTITYLRVSVTDRCDLRCFYCMSEDMTFLPKADLLTLEELDRLCTAFIAKGVKKLRLTGGEPLVRRNVMSLVRSLSRHLSSGALSELTLTTNGTQLAKHARELADCGVRRINVSLDTLDSRKFREITRWGEIDKVLEGIEAARAAGLAVKINAVALKNLNEDELPSLMRWAHGKGMGLTLIEVMPMGEIGSGRIDQYLPLSLVRARLAQQFTLTDLAETTGGPARYVSVAETGGKLGFITPMTHNFCESCNRVRITCTGTLHTCLGHEDASDLRKPLRASSDDLLLADAIDRAIGLKPKGHDFIIDRRHDRPSVSRHMSVTGG; encoded by the coding sequence ATGAACGGACTTCCCGCGAGCCCCCGCGCCGCGCTGTCGAGCGCGATGACCGATCCGTTCGGGCGGACCATCACCTACTTGCGCGTCTCGGTCACCGACCGCTGCGACCTGCGCTGCTTCTACTGCATGTCGGAAGACATGACGTTCCTGCCCAAGGCCGATCTCCTGACGCTGGAGGAACTCGATCGGCTTTGCACGGCCTTCATCGCCAAGGGCGTGAAGAAGCTGCGTCTCACCGGCGGCGAGCCCTTGGTCCGCCGCAACGTGATGTCGCTGGTGCGCTCGTTGTCGCGGCATCTGTCGAGCGGCGCGTTGAGCGAGCTGACGCTGACCACCAACGGCACCCAGCTGGCGAAGCACGCGCGGGAGCTCGCCGATTGCGGCGTCCGCCGCATCAACGTCTCGCTCGACACCCTCGATTCCCGGAAGTTTCGCGAGATCACCCGCTGGGGCGAAATCGACAAGGTGCTGGAAGGCATCGAGGCCGCGCGCGCCGCAGGGCTTGCCGTCAAGATCAACGCCGTCGCGCTGAAGAACCTCAACGAGGACGAGCTGCCTTCGCTGATGCGCTGGGCCCACGGCAAGGGCATGGGCCTGACGCTGATCGAGGTGATGCCGATGGGCGAGATCGGATCGGGCCGCATTGACCAATATCTGCCGCTGTCGCTGGTGCGCGCCCGCCTCGCCCAGCAATTCACGCTGACGGATCTGGCCGAGACCACCGGCGGTCCGGCCCGCTATGTCAGCGTCGCCGAGACCGGCGGCAAGCTCGGCTTCATCACGCCGATGACGCATAATTTCTGCGAATCCTGCAACCGGGTGCGCATCACCTGCACGGGAACGCTGCACACCTGCCTCGGCCACGAGGATGCCTCGGACTTGCGGAAACCTCTGCGTGCATCCAGCGACGACCTGTTGCTTGCGGATGCGATCGACCGCGCCATCGGGCTGAAGCCCAAGGGCCACGATTTCATCATCGACCGCCGCCACGACCGCCCCAGCGTCTCCAGGCACATGAGCGTGACGGGCGGCTGA
- a CDS encoding TIGR00645 family protein, which translates to MTSELKAPSAPAAPLPPVGLFPKLIFGSRWLQLPLYIGLIVAQAVYVLLFLKELWHLVVHSFDASEQQIMLVVLGLIDVVMISNLLVMVIVGGYETFVSRLNLSGHPDEPEWLSHVNASVLKIKLAMAIIGISSISLLRTFIEAGNLGTTRSNFTETGVMWQVLIHMTFIISAIGIAWVDRLSESGHGNKAEHG; encoded by the coding sequence ATGACGTCTGAACTTAAAGCACCTTCGGCGCCGGCCGCGCCGCTGCCGCCGGTCGGCCTGTTTCCGAAGCTGATCTTCGGCTCGCGCTGGCTGCAATTGCCGCTCTATATCGGCCTCATCGTCGCGCAGGCCGTCTATGTGCTGTTGTTCCTGAAGGAGCTCTGGCACCTGGTCGTGCATTCGTTCGACGCCAGCGAGCAGCAGATCATGCTGGTCGTGCTCGGGCTGATCGACGTCGTGATGATCTCGAACCTGCTGGTGATGGTGATCGTCGGCGGCTACGAAACCTTCGTCTCCCGCCTGAACCTGAGCGGGCATCCGGACGAGCCGGAATGGCTCAGTCACGTCAATGCCAGCGTGCTCAAGATCAAGCTCGCGATGGCGATCATCGGCATCTCCTCGATCTCTCTGCTCAGGACCTTCATCGAGGCCGGCAATCTCGGCACGACGCGGAGCAATTTCACCGAGACCGGGGTGATGTGGCAGGTCCTGATCCACATGACCTTCATCATCTCGGCGATCGGCATCGCCTGGGTCGATCGCCTCAGCGAGAGCGGCCATGGCAACAAGGCCGAGCACGGCTGA
- the rpiA gene encoding ribose-5-phosphate isomerase RpiA translates to MNMDQLKRQAAARALEEVRDGMQLGLGTGSTAKHFVELLGERVAAGLKVIGVPTSEATRADAERCGVKLTTLDEVDHLDLTIDGADEIDPELNLIKGGGGALLREKIVAAASDRMIVIADDSKWVPTLGKFPLPVEVIPFGLGATRRAIEKAFAECGVSGQMALRKAKGGDKDGHVFVTDGGHWIVDAQLGRITDPPGLAKALSAIPGVVEHGLFIGLASSAVLAGGGGIRVIERRKPKGDQE, encoded by the coding sequence GTGAACATGGACCAGTTGAAGCGGCAGGCTGCGGCGCGTGCGCTGGAGGAGGTGCGCGACGGCATGCAGCTCGGGCTCGGGACCGGCTCGACCGCCAAGCATTTCGTCGAGCTGCTCGGCGAGCGCGTCGCCGCCGGGCTGAAGGTGATCGGCGTGCCGACCTCCGAGGCGACGCGCGCCGATGCGGAACGTTGCGGCGTGAAGCTGACGACGCTGGATGAGGTCGACCATCTCGACCTCACAATCGACGGCGCCGACGAGATCGATCCCGAGCTCAATCTGATCAAGGGCGGCGGCGGCGCGCTCTTGCGCGAGAAAATCGTGGCGGCGGCCTCGGATCGCATGATCGTGATTGCCGACGACAGCAAATGGGTGCCGACGCTCGGCAAGTTTCCGCTGCCGGTCGAGGTCATTCCGTTCGGGCTCGGTGCGACGCGCCGCGCGATCGAAAAGGCATTTGCCGAATGCGGCGTTTCCGGGCAAATGGCGCTCCGCAAGGCCAAAGGCGGGGACAAGGACGGCCACGTTTTTGTCACCGATGGCGGCCACTGGATCGTCGATGCCCAGCTCGGACGTATTACGGATCCTCCCGGTCTCGCCAAGGCGTTGAGCGCGATTCCCGGCGTGGTCGAGCACGGGCTGTTCATCGGCTTGGCCAGCTCGGCCGTTCTGGCGGGCGGCGGCGGAATCCGCGTGATTGAACGGCGCAAGCCGAAAGGAGACCAGGAATGA
- a CDS encoding DUF2059 domain-containing protein, protein MKNVLKFLPAATLAAGLALSAAPAMAQQAGQKAPAAPAQPKASPAAIAAAKEILQIKNAAAMYAGAVPGMVEKTKGALIQQNLNYQKDLNEVAPIVAQQLNGRQNEIGEGMAQIYASEFTEQELKDLVTFYKSPLGKKLIDAEPRAIGQSMAFMNTWAQSFSETVMGAFRAEMRKRGKEI, encoded by the coding sequence ATGAAGAACGTGTTGAAATTCTTGCCGGCCGCGACGCTCGCTGCGGGATTGGCCCTTTCGGCCGCCCCGGCCATGGCGCAGCAGGCGGGCCAGAAGGCTCCCGCGGCGCCGGCCCAGCCAAAGGCCTCGCCCGCGGCGATTGCGGCGGCCAAGGAGATCTTGCAGATCAAGAACGCCGCCGCGATGTATGCGGGCGCCGTGCCCGGCATGGTCGAGAAGACCAAGGGCGCGCTGATCCAGCAGAACCTGAATTACCAGAAGGACCTCAACGAGGTCGCCCCGATCGTGGCCCAGCAGCTCAACGGCCGCCAGAACGAGATCGGCGAAGGCATGGCGCAGATCTATGCCAGCGAGTTCACCGAGCAGGAGCTGAAGGACCTCGTCACTTTCTACAAGTCGCCCCTGGGCAAGAAGCTGATCGATGCCGAGCCGCGCGCGATCGGGCAGAGCATGGCGTTCATGAACACCTGGGCCCAGAGCTTCTCGGAAACGGTGATGGGCGCCTTCCGTGCCGAGATGCGCAAGCGTGGCAAGGAGATCTGA
- a CDS encoding glucuronate isomerase translates to MNVHAAGDIKFTGLTHPNGARLRLNDQDFVAIDRDKNAKFEATYRPQALYNRANEGFHANNETFLLHEVATNLPIYRPDTGPTDFHLHLPPGGFQLVLVTSGAFTFDYDGRWYNVGPGAVMLQSAIVHRQLFYTWSGLSTEENLKTPQTVVPDPISMGYSGKFLEAFITDPTTFPNPTIVGPDQINEDETPRVAWSHPLHDRPADAGFWLQDPLALDALFKPLTDGSVRSAMPVYVRDIGIEIPSGHLVTGHIIATDPCGHALLPKSTSAAADATCFAKGEVAIYRVIRGTAEFQKKSGESFELSAGDVVTAGKGSISLIGVGENTQVLRLGLLKGMNELRSWTATQRDEIDGLAGQIITQKDVRPLRTEGKPVGYLYG, encoded by the coding sequence ATGAACGTGCATGCTGCCGGAGATATCAAATTCACCGGTCTCACCCATCCGAACGGCGCGCGGCTGCGCCTCAACGATCAGGACTTCGTGGCGATCGATCGCGACAAGAATGCGAAATTCGAGGCGACGTACCGGCCGCAGGCGCTCTACAACCGCGCCAACGAAGGCTTCCACGCCAACAACGAAACCTTCCTCCTGCACGAGGTCGCGACCAATCTGCCGATCTATCGGCCCGACACCGGCCCCACCGATTTCCATCTGCATTTGCCGCCGGGCGGCTTTCAGCTCGTGCTGGTCACCTCGGGCGCGTTCACCTTCGACTATGACGGCCGCTGGTACAATGTCGGCCCGGGCGCGGTGATGCTGCAAAGCGCGATCGTGCATCGCCAGCTGTTCTACACTTGGTCGGGCCTGTCGACCGAAGAGAATTTGAAGACGCCGCAGACGGTGGTGCCCGATCCGATCTCGATGGGCTATTCCGGCAAATTCCTCGAAGCCTTCATCACCGATCCCACCACCTTTCCGAATCCGACCATTGTCGGTCCGGATCAGATCAATGAGGACGAAACGCCGCGCGTGGCCTGGAGCCATCCGCTGCATGACCGCCCGGCCGATGCCGGCTTCTGGCTTCAGGATCCCCTGGCGCTCGACGCGCTGTTTAAGCCGCTCACCGATGGTTCTGTCAGATCGGCGATGCCGGTCTACGTGCGCGATATCGGCATCGAGATTCCGAGCGGGCATCTCGTCACGGGCCACATCATCGCGACCGACCCGTGTGGCCACGCACTCTTGCCGAAGAGCACGTCTGCCGCAGCGGACGCGACCTGTTTTGCGAAGGGCGAGGTCGCGATCTATCGCGTCATTCGCGGCACGGCCGAATTCCAGAAAAAGTCCGGCGAGAGCTTCGAGCTCTCTGCCGGCGACGTGGTGACGGCCGGCAAGGGTTCCATCAGCCTCATCGGCGTCGGCGAAAACACCCAGGTGCTCCGCCTCGGCCTGCTCAAGGGCATGAACGAGCTGCGCAGCTGGACGGCGACGCAGCGCGACGAGATCGACGGCCTCGCCGGCCAGATCATCACGCAAAAGGACGTGCGTCCTTTGCGCACCGAAGGCAAGCCGGTCGGGTATTTGTACGGGTAG